The following DNA comes from Paenibacillus crassostreae.
TGCAGGATTTAGTTAGCCGTTATGAAGCAATCGTTGGTGGTGTATTTCCACTCCGTGAGAATACCAATCAACAGGTAAGAGAACTCCAAACGATGTTGAATGCAAGTACAGACCATTCCGATGTTGAGTATGTATGTTACCAAGGACTTAAACATGTTGCACCTTTTATTGAAGATGGTGTAGAAGAAATGGCTAAGGATGGAATTAAACATGCTGTTGGGATCGTATTGGCACCACATTATTCCGTGATGAGTATAGGGAGTTATATTAAACGTGCCCAAGCGAAAGCTTCGGACTTAGGTATAGAAATGACCTTTGTGAAGAATTACCATCTTCATCCTCAATTCATTGAAGCACTTAGCCGACGTGTTAGTGCCAAGCTAGATTTATTCGAGCAAGCTGGAGCTAAGCGAGATGAGGTTAGAGTATTGTTTAGTGCACATAGTCTTCCGAAACGAATCATTGAGATGGGAGATCCTTATCCAGAGCAATTATTAGAAACTTCTAATGCTGTTGCTGAAAGGACAGGCGTGAAGTCATGGCAATTCTCGTGGCAAAGTGCTGGTCGGACAGCTGAACCTTGGCTTGGACCTGACATTTTGGATACACTTGATGAACTTAGTAAAGATAACGTTAAGTATATCCTTGTAGCGCCTGTAGGCTTCGTATCAGATCATTTGGAAGTGCTATATGATTTAGATATAGAAGCACAAGCGATCTCGAAGAACCTTGATATTAGGTTAATGAGAATAGATTCTCTAAATAGCGATCCTCTTTATATTGAGACTCTACGTGATGAAGTCGTGGCTTCCTTCAAGCAAGGGAAATAATTTTTGGGACTGTATTTTTAATTGATAAAGGCTACTATCTATTTGATTCCGAATGGATAGTAGTTTTTATTTTTAGTGGCCTCATCTTATACTGGGTTCTATTTATCGGAACCTGATATAATAGAGATATCTAAGAACATGCAGATTTATAAATTCTAAATCTATGTAAGAAGGAGTAAAGAATGGACTTATCACGTTCTAATAGAAAGAGAACTTCTAGAAAGAAAAAAAAGTTACTCGGTAGATCTTGGTGGATACTCAATTTTTCTCTACTAACTATGATTATCCTATTATTGTCTTATTACTGGGTAACTGAAGAGAATAAGGCAAATTCATTTGTCTATACACCTACTGACACGACAACGATATCGCAATCAGATGATATAGAAGAGGGCAACAAATTGACTGATGGTACTTCATCGAATTTAATTGATGAACAAGATAGTGAAGATGAGAGAGTATTAGATTCCGCTGCAACAGAAGTATCCGTCGAACCTGAAATTCATATTGAAGAGGATGAGTCTATAGTTGTCAATTCAGACTCAGTTCTCACCTTTAATTTTGCTGGAGATATGATGTTTGCTGGAAAAGTGGAAGATAAACTGAAAATGAAAGGGTATGATTTTCCTTTCAAATATGTTAGTAAACTTTTTCAACAAGATGATCTAACGATTGCTAATTTAGAATCGCCAGTTACTACAGCGGGGATCGAAGCTAGCGATAAACAATATGTATTCAAATCCTCACCTAAAGCACTCGTTGCGCTAAAAGAGGCTGGGATGGATGGGGTAGGACTTGCTAATAATCACATTTTAGATCAAGGTGTTTCAGGACTGCTGGATACGCTAAAGTATTTAGAGAAAAGTAAGCTTCAGTACGCGGGCGCTGGCAAGGATGCTGATGAAGCATATGCTCCTACATATTTCACACGACAGGGGGTAAAGGTTGCGCTTATCGCAGTAAGTCGTGTAGTTCCAAAGTCAGATTGGCATGCTGGAAAAGGAAACCCAGGAGTAGCTACGGTATACGATCCAACCCTAGCTATTAAATCGATTGCATCGGCTCGAATGGAGGCGGATATCGTCATTGTGATGGCGCATTGGGGAGAAGAACGTGCGTTAAACCCGATAGGGAACCAGAGCGAATTGGCTCATCAATTCGTCGACGCTGGGGCAGATCTGGTCATTGGCTCGCACCCTCATGTTCTCCAAGGACTTGAACAGTATAAAGGCAAATGGATCGCATATAGTACTGGTAACTTCATCTTTACTAAATCACTCACTGAAACCACTTGGAAGACAGCTATATTCTCTACGACATGTACTCCAGAGGGGGAATGTAGAATTAAGCTTATACCTTTTCACGCAGAATTAGGTCAGCCCGTACCGATGTCTGAAGAAGAGGGCCAACAGCTATTCAAAGATATTGAGGAATTATCCATTGGTGGTGTGAGAATAAATAAAGAGGGTACGGTCTTTATGCCTAAATCATGATTGAGTAAGCTCTAGGGAGGTTATGGATTTTTGAATAATTTATGTGTAGCGCATAGAGGCTTCTCATACAAATCTCCTGAGAATACCATAGCTGCGATAAATATGGCGATTGCTGAGCCTTATGTTCAATGGATAGAGATAGATACACAGCTTTCTTCAGATGGAATACCTGTTGTTATCCATGATTTCAGCTTAGATCGAACAACGAATGGTACAGGGCTGGTGAAGGATCATACCTGGGAACAACTTCAGAGTTTGGATGCTGGACGGTGGAAGGGTGTAGCCTTTATAGGTGAGAAGATTCCCTCCCTTGATGAAGTCTTAAAGCTTAGTCGTGGACGTATTCGTCTAAATATTGAGCTCAAAACAAAAGGTGATATGTACATCGGATTAGAGAAAGCTGTATTGGAGCGTATTTCCTATTATCATATGGAGAATGAAGTGGTGTTGACCTCTTTTGATGAGAATGCATTAAGAAGAGTAAAGGATTATAATGTTAAGATCAACACAGGACTAATTATTAATAATCGACCGATTGATTTAATGAAGCGACTTAAAGATTTGAAGTGTTCCTTTCTGTCGATTAAAGCTTCTTATCTAAATTCAGCATTAACTTCAACACTTATCTCACAAGGGATAACAGTGATGGCGTGGACCGTAGATAATGCCTCAGGAATGAAACGTCTATCATCTATGAATTCTGGTATTATGATTTGTACTAATCGTCCAGATGTGTGGGCAGCCACTTTATTAAACAATAAACCTTATTTTTGGCAAAAAATATTTCATAAAAAGGAATGATACACCCATGGATTTAATGATTCGTAATGTCTATTGTGTAGGCCGTAACTATAGACTACATGCAGCAGAGCTTGGAAATGATATACCGAAAAAACCAATGATATTCATGAAACCCTCTCATGCGGTAATTCCACTGGATAATAGCGTAATTTCATTACCCAAGGATCAAGGTGAAGTGCATTATGAAGGAGAATTAGTTATCCTTATCGATCAAGACTATGAACCGGGGATGACTGTGGATAGCTTAGTGAAGTTCATGGCTTTAGGCATTGATTTTACATTACGCGATGTGCAACAGGTTATTAAAGAGAAGGGGCATCCATGGACAGCAGCCAAAGGATTCAAATCGTCAGCACCTCTGACGGCATTTATTCCTTTTCCAGGGATAGGAGATTTAGCAACATTGGATTTCACAGTGAATAAAAATAAAATCGAGGTGCAACGGGGGAACGCTAACGATATGATCTTCTCTCTACAAAAAATTGTTGAGTATATTGGAACTCATTATGGTTTAGGTAAAGGTGATATCATCTTCACTGGGACGCCAGCTGGAGTTGGACCTGTATCCGCAGGTGACGAGTTCGAACTCTTATGGGGGGATACTCAGCTGGGAAGCTGTGTTATTCAATAACAAATGTTATGGATTATAGGTTTTTTGTGCGCTTTCGTCGTGTCTGTTGCAGCGTATATTAAGAAATCACTCACCATATCAGGAGCACTTGCAGCTACAATCATGGGAATGGTTTACTTTGCAGCCGGAAATCTATTCTGGTTCGGAATACTACTTGTATTCTTTGTTTCTTCTTCGCTACTATCTAAGTTTCGTCAAAGCCATAAGGCTGAGTTGGAGAAATCGTATGCAAAGACTGGACGACGTGATGCGGGACAAGTCCTTGCGAACGGTGGATTTGGAATGTTTCTATGTATACTGAATGCTATATGGCCTCATCCTGCATGGGCTTATCTATTTATTGGTATTATGGGAACCGTCACAGCTGATACTTGGGCAACAGAGATCGGTAGTTTAAGCAAGAGACCTCCGCGCTCAATCCTGAATGGTAAGGTCCAATCTATTGGTACATCAGGTGGAGTATCTCTGCTAGGAAGTGGTGCTGCAGCCGTAGGTGGAGTTATGATCGGTGGGTTTGCGGGGATTTTTGCAGCGATAACTGCATCGGATTTTCAATTGCAATCATTAGTAGTATGGGTGATCTTAGGGTTTGTCTCTGGATTAGTTGGAGCTTTTACAGATTCTATATTAGGAGCTACCGTACAAGTCATGTATGTGTGCCCTGTTTGTGATAAAGAGGTTGAAGTGTTGAGTCATTGTGAGCAGACAACGAAACAATGTCGTGGTTGGATTTGGATGACCAATGACGCTGTAAATATGTGGAGTTCGATTGTTGGTGCGGTAGTTGCCGTTATGATTGGCTTGGGATTAGGATTATAAATGAGACATTATTCATGGTACAATAAGAATTGTTATCATTCAAAATAAGAAACGTTAGTAGGGAAAATGTGAAATGAATATATTAACTGTTGAACATATAAGTAAAAGTTATGGAGAAAAGGTATTATTTAAAGACGCATCATTCGGTATGGAGGATCAGGACAAGATTGGTATTGTCGGTGTGAATGGAACAGGGAAGTCAACCTTTTTGCGTATCATTGCTGGGTTGGAGAAGGCTGATGAAGGTCAGATTTCGATCGGAAATGCTGTTAGAATTAGAACTTTGTCACAGAATCCTGATTTTGATCCAGAGATGACTGTTCTACAGCAAGTATTTCAAGGAAATGATCCGCAAATGAAAGTCGTACGGGATTACACAGAAACAATGGATCTACTCGAACTTGATCCTCTAGATGAAAAGGCAATGGAACGTCTCTTGGATCTCAATCAAGAAATGGATGCTCTACAAGCTTGGCAGCTTGAAAGTGAAGCTAAGACTATTTTGAATAAGCTAGGATTAACACAGTTTGATGACTTGATGGGAACGCTGTCTGGAGGACAACGCAAACGTGTTGCCTTGGCTAGCGCACTGATTCAACCTTGCGAATTGTTAATTCTAGATGAACCTACGAACCATATCGATACGGATTCTGTGGCGTGGCTAGAGTCATTCTTACAGAAACGCCGTGGTGCATTACTTATGATTACGCATGATCGGTATTTCCTTGATCGTGTAGCTAATGTGATGTTGGAGCTTGATTATGGGCGATTGTTCCGTTATGAGGCGAATTATTCAAGATTTCTTGAGTTGAAAGAAGAGCGTGAAGAAAGAGAAGCATCTTCTGAACATAAAAGACAGAACCTTCTACGCACGGAGCTTGCTTGGATGCGTCGAGGAGCCAAAGCAAGATCAACCAAACAAAAGGCGCGAATTGATCGTTATGAGGAATTGAAGGATCAACAAGGAGTTCAGCGTGCTGGATCCATGGATATGTCAGTAGCTTCAAGCCGTTTGGGGCGGAAAATATTAGAGATAGATCATTTACACAAAGTAAATAATGATATGGTTCTCATCAAGGATTTCAGTTATATTGCTGTTCCAGAAGATCGTGTAGGGATTGTAGGACCTAATGGTACTGGGAAGTCTACGCTACTCAATCTTATTGCCGGAAGACTGCAGCCAGATGGTGGAGAACTTAGCTTAGGTTCTACCGTGAAGATTGGTTACTTTACCCAAGAACATCAAGAAATGAATGAGAATCAACGTGTCATTGAATATATTAAGGAAGAAGCAGAAGTCATCCGCACGGCAGATGGTAGTACCATTACGGCAGGACAAATGTTGGAACGGTTTTTGTTCCCACCTACGCTCCAATGGACACCCATTTCTAAATTATCTGGTGGAGAGAAGCGCCGTCTTTATCTTTTAAGAGTGCTGATGGGATCACCCAACGTTCTATTACTTGATGAACCAACGAATGATCTAGATATTCAGACACTCGCTGTTCTGGAACAATATTTAGATGAATTCCCTGGGGTCGTCATTGCAGTATCTCATGATCGGTACTTCTTAGATCGTACGGTTGAAAAGATTGTGGCTTTTGAAGGGGAAGGAAACCTCAGAGTTCATGTCGGTTCTTATAGTGAATATGAGGAATGGATGAATAAGAATGTCTCCAAAGTCCATGAACGTCAACATGAGGAACCATTAGCTAAACCTACTAGCACTCCGATCGTTGAGTCAAAGGGTGGAAACAATTCCATTCCGTCTCGGGAGAAGCTGAAGTTCAGTTTCAAAGAACAACGCGAATATGAACAGATTGATAATCTAATTGAGACTGCTGAAGAGAAGATTGTCCAAATAAACATTAAGATGGAACAGTCCTTTAGTGATTCAGCTACATTACAGGAGCTCATGCATAAGCAACAGGAAGCTCAACAAGAGCTAGAACACTTAATGGAGCGATGGACCTATTTAAATGAATTAGCCGAGAGAATAGAAGAAAGTAATAAAATATAAAGTTATTATCAAAAAGGCACAGTGCAAATAATACGCACTGTGCCTTTTCATTAACTAAACAACCAAAACTTACTGTAAGTAGGCCGCAAGTAACTTAGTCGTATTGATAATCGCTTGTTTATGTGTACGCTCCATCGCATGAGAAGCATGTACACCTGGACCGATGAGTGCAGCACGAATATTGTTTCCTGCCTTGAGCGCTGCAGAAGCATCGGAACCATAATAGGGATAAATATCAACAGCATAGGGAATGTTCTCTGCTTCAGCTAATTCAATAAGTCGGCTAGTCATATCGTAGTCATAAGGTCCTGAAGAGTCTTTGGCACAAATGGATACATCGGTTTCCTTACAACTAAGGTCATCACCGATACAACCCATATCAACCGCAATCATTTCCTCGATATCGTCAGGGATGGAGGAAGCTCCATGTCCAACCTCTTCATAATTAGAAATTAGTATCTTTACGGTTGTACGTGGTTTCCAGTTCTCACGCTTCATAGATTCAACTAAACCGAATAGAGCTGCAACACTAGCTTTATCATCAAGATGTCGGGATTTAATATATCCACTGTCTGTAACGACGGCTCTAGGGTCGAATGATATGAAGTCACCAACGGAGATACCTAATTTCTTCACGTCTTCTTTCGATTCAACGAGTGCGTCAATACGAACTTCCATATGTTCTTCTTGGCGTTTGAAATCACGGGCATCGCTGTAGACATGCACTGAAGGATGAGAACTTAGAATAGTTCCAGTGTATGTCTTACCACCTCGTGTATGTATGGTACAATATTCGTTCTCAATAGCCTGTAACATAAATCCTCCGACCAAGGTAAGTCGCAGGGATCCATCGGGCTTGATAGCTCGAACCATCGCTCCTAAAGTATCAACGTGCCCACTTAAACCGATTGTACGGCTGTTATCTAGTCCTTGGATAGTTAAGATGGCGCCACCCTTGTGATTCCATGTTAGAGGTATCTCTAGAGCTTTAGCTTCTTCTTCGATCCATTTCATCACTTGTGTCGTGTATCCGCTTGGACTTGGTGTGTTAAGTAATTTTTGAAGAAAGTCTATGATATAGTCTTCATTTGGATGGATTGATATCGACATTGGTGACTGCCTCCTCATGTTCTTCTGTGATGGGTGATGCGAGAGATGTTGGGGCTGAATAATTTGTTTCAGTCATGACTTTATTAAGCTCATTCGTTAATCGTTTAACCTCGCGTTGTAGCTTATATTGTCTATAAATTCCAAAGGAACCTACTATAAGTCCTCCGATAAGTACACATCCTAGTATTAGAAGAATGAGAGGAATGCTTACTTCGCTGAAATAAAAATTAACTTGTACAGGATCCACATTAATAACGGCGAATAAAGCAGTTATTAGAGCAAAAATTAATCCAGCAATTAATGACCATTGTATCTTCATATAATAACCTCCTTTATTGACAGTATAAAATCCCTTGACCTAATGGACAAGGGATTATTTTAGCTGTTTCTGCATATATACGAATATTATTTTGTTAATTGCTCCATTTGTGTTATTAATTCTCCAAACACACTCATCGCTTCACGGATCGGTTGTGGCGAAGACATATCTACACCAGCTTTACTTAGAATATTGATGGAGTAGTCACTTCCTCCACTCTTGAGGAATCCGAGGTAACGATCCACCGCAGGTTGACCTTCTTCCAAGATCTGTTTAGAGAAACTAGTCGCTGCAGAGAATCCTGTAGCATACTTGTATACATAGAAACTGTTATAGAAATGGGGAATACGTGCCCATTCCATACCAATATCTTTATCCACTGCCATATCTGGACCATGATATTTGAGATTCAGATCATAGTAGATATCCGATAATGCCTGCGGAGTGAGGGATTCACCCTTTTCAGCATGCTCATGAATGAGTTTTTCAAATTCTGCAAACATGGTCTGTCTGAATACAGTTGTACGGAATTGGTCTGCATAGTAAGTAAGAAGGTACATTTTCTCTTTAGGATCCGTCGATTTCTTTAATAAATAATCCATCAACAGTGCTTCATTGGTTGTGGATGCTACTTCTGCTAGGAAGATTGTGTATTGTGCATCACGATATTTCAAAGCATTATCAGAATAATAGGAGTGTAACGCGTGACCCATTTCATGAGCTAACGTAAACATACTATTGAGATTATCTTTGTGATTCAAGAGAACGTATGGGTGAGTACCATAAGCACCCCAGCTATATGCTCCTGTTCGTTTACCTTCATTCTCATAGACATCAATCCATCCGGTATCATAACCCTCTTGTAATGCTGCTAGATAATCATCACCAAGTGGCTTTAGACCTTCTTTTATAGTTTCCTTAGCTTCTTTATAGGTAATGTCCATTTTGTATTCATCTACAAGTGGTGCAAAGAGATCATACATATGCAATTCATCGACCCCAAGCAGGTTCTTACGAAGCTTCATGTAGCGATGTAGTAATGGTAAGCTTTCATGAATCGTATCAATTAGATTACTGTATACTTCCTTCGGAATATTGTCGCCGTAAAGGGACATCTCAAGTACAGAAGGGTATTTACGTACTGTTGAGTAGAAAATATTCTTATTAACATTAGCGCTTAACGTAGCCGCAATCGTATTTTTTTGTTTAGCATAAGTCTCATAAACTGCTTTGAAAGCGCGACTACGAACTTCACGATTAGGGTTCTCTAAGAATTGAATGTAACTTCCATGAGTTAGTTCTACTTCTTTACCATTCTCATCTTTAATCCTAGGAAATTTCATATCGGCATTATTGATCATACCGAAGATTGTTTGTGGGGCTTGTGATAAGTTGCCCACCTGGGCTAACAATGCTTCTTCCGTCTTCGTAAGAACGTGAGCTTTTTCCCGCTTCATTTCTTGTAGGGTGAATTTATAATCAGATAATACTGGGTCTGATATGAAGGCGTCTAGTTGATCATCTGGTAGAGACAAGATCTCTGGTGTCACAAAAGATAATGCTTCATTGGCATCGACACTTAATTTTTTTGCCTTTTGAGTTAATGCTTGATATGTAGGGTTTGTTGTATCCTCGTCGTGATGCATATGAGCGTATACGTAAAGGCGTTCAACGTGATTGGAAATATCATCTTCAAGTGCGAAGCAATCTTTTACAGATTGAACTGTATTTAACTTTCCTTGAAATCCAGCTGCTGTGGAAATTTTCTTCTGAACTTCGGCATATGCTTGATCCCAATCAGACTGAGAGGCATACAAATCCTGTAGGTTCCATTGATTTTCTTTAGAACCTTCTGAGCGTTTCAATAATTGATCCATGGGAATCCTCCTTACGTGGTTTGAGAATAAAGGTTGGGTTCCTGCAGAAGCTGTAATGGATGGAGCAGAGGGTAGAACCAATATACTTAGGGTCAGTATGAGCGATACAGTCTTGGTTAAGTTCACCAGAGTTGTACCTCCTTTATATGTGCAATCAACCCATAGTATATCCAGTTCTACGAAGTATATTACTGTTCTCTGATCAAATTGAGGAACCCATATTAAGAAAGCTGAATACGATTAAGAAAAAGGCAATAAGAATCATTACAATGGCGGTAAGAGCCATCCAACGTTTTAAGGAGGGTGGAATGGAATTCTTACCCACGATTAAGGCGCCACCAAGTATAAATGCACAGATGATAAAAATAAGCGTACTACTAGGATCCATTGTTCATTAAACTCCTTTGAAGGCAGCCATTATTTCGCGCCATTCGTCTTCTTTATCTTGGTACTCTTCTTTCGGGAATCGATTGTTGGCCCAATGCATTAATGCTGGTCGACTGAGAAAGGTTTGTGTTTCTTCTCCCCATTGATCGGAGATTTCGCGTAACACAAGATATTTCCCTTGAACCTCGATTGTCATCATATTCCATTTGTCTTTTTTGTATATTTCATGTTTTTTAATCATAGTCACATTTCTCCGTTTGCTCTTTTGATAAAATGATAACGCAGACGCAGTAATAAAAGCAAATAAAAACGGAGAAAAGCATCACGATTGCATTTTTATTATTGGAATGTATGTAATCTATTCATATCATTGGCCTATATGGCGCTATTTTAAGTGAATGCTTCCGATGCTAGTTTTTTCGAAGTTATTCAAGATGTATATGCTCAAAAACTTTTAGCCTATGCTTTCGAAGTAGTTTTTTCGATGTTACTCAAGTTGTATATGCTCAAAAACTTTTAGGAGGTTGTTCAATTGAAAGGAACAGTTAAATGGTTTAATGCAGAAAAGGGATATGGATTCATTCAAGTGGAAGCAGGAGATGATGTGTTTGTTCACTTTTCTGCCATACAAGGTGAAGGCTACAAGACGTTGGATGAAGGTCAAACCGTAGAATTTGAGATCACAGAAGGAAATCGTGGACCACAAGCATCTAACGTATTAAAACTAGGTTAATCAATAAAATTTCAGATGTTTTTATGTGTTTCATATATAAAGAATGCACAGTTCTCAGATAGAGTCCTGTGCTTTTTTATCGTTAGATCCCATCATACAAGACTTTGACCGATTGAACATAGGAATGATACACTAGTACAGATGAAATAATCAATTTTATAGGGAGCGCTCCATTATGAAGTTTAAGTTATTTAAAGATCGCAAGGGGAAGGCAGATCAGGCTCGCAACAATAAATTTGTAAAGCTTGCTCGTGAAATTTATGTACAAGCTCGCACAGGCGGACCTAACCCAGAAGCGAATTTCGGTTTGAAGACAGCTATTAATAATGCACGTCAAATTAGTATGCCTGTTGATAACATAGAACGTGCTATTAAGAAAGCTACCGGCAATGGGGAAAATGTAGATTATGACGAGATTTATTATGAAGGCTACGGACCAGGTGGGGTAGCTATCATGGTGAAATGTCTAACAGATAATCGCAATCGTACAGCAGCGGACGTAAGATCTATATTTAATAAACGTAGCGGTAACATGGGCGAGTCCGGTTGTGTTTCTTATATGTTCGATCAGAAGGGTATGCTTGTTATCGATCGTGAAAAGTTTGAGGATTTAGATGAAGATACATTGATGCTTCAAGCCATCGAAGCTGGTGCTGAAGATGTCATCACAAGTGATGAGACTTTTGAAGTGTTAACTCATCCCCATGAATTTGAAACGATTAAAGGAATATTAGAAGCAGATGGTTTAGAATTTACCAGCTCTGAAGTTAGATGGATTCCACAGAATACGATTGATGTAGAGGGCGAGAATGCAGAGAAGTTACTGCGCATGATGGATGCCTTTGAAGATAATGATGACGTACAAGATGTCTATACGAACTTCGAGATCAGTGAAGACGAAGTAGAACGTATTGGCTAAATCATATTTAAATCATAAAAATGCACTGTATCTTGGAAATAACCAGGATGCAGTGCATTTTGTTGTGAAGATGACTTAATAATTCTATTATGCATGTTGTCTCTGATTCAGCGAAGGTTCTCTACTAGTTCGACGTATAACAATCCAAATAATGATCGCTTCCGCTAGTAAACCAAAGGATTGGGAGAGCGCTCCAACCATCCCGTTCCATCCAGGAAAGATGAAAGTTAGAATGAACAAGACAATTATGGTGCATACTGCATTTGCAGTTTGAGAACGGAACATCGTCTTGGTCTGACCACGAAGCAGAATTAATCCATTGCCATAATCAAGCCAAGGCATAACTAGTGTATAAAGCGCGAAGCAGCGTAATGTAAGCAAACTTTCTGTAAGCAGGTTTCCTTTGACATTCATCATATGTTCAAGTGCCCAAGGGCCAAGTGGTGTATACGCCACACTAACAAGCAATGAGAATGGGATAAAACCAATGGCGAGTGCGAATTTTTTGACTAACTGTGCATCAATATTATAGAAGTTCAGAACAATCTGATGCATGTAAGTGAAGAAGCTTATCATTAATTGCATCAAGCTACTTGCAACGGCAAAAGCTGAGATAGCCAAAAAGATTCCAGTTGTTCTACCAAGCATGACATTAATTACGGGGCCAATAAACATGGCGACAAAGGAAGAAAGTAATAAGGGCTTATAGAACTGAAATACATGACCTTTAGTCTCAATAATATGCTCGTCTTGTTTCTTAGGCATAGTTCTAACGATATTACGCCCTTCCCAATAACTCACAGCAGATTCTACCATCATCCCCACTAAGAAAATGATTGCACCTACACGTCCGCTTGTAATATTGTCAGATATAACGTAGTACAGTGACAGGAAATACATACTGGCGAGTCGAATAGCCATGCCAATAGTTAACCATTTTGTCCGATTATGACTAATGATGACACCCTGATATATATTACGAATCACCGAGAAAATGCTAACAAACATTAAAATCTGGTATACGTCAATAACTGATGATAATAGGCTTGCATCAACTCCGAACAAATACTTGAAGATCCCATGACCAACGGGTGTGTATACGATTAGGAAACCAATCAGCATAACGAAAGCTAGAAATACTTTGGTTACATAACTTAGGGCTTGAAATGATATACGATCTTTCACTAGAGCTGAGCAGGTCTGTCTTAATAAGGTGGAAGGTCGTTCAGTAATGGTCAGAAGACTACCAGCGATCGCGTAACTAGCAATTACTGTTTCAGGATCTGCTGCTCTGGCTAATGTACCATTAATGATGACGTGTGATATGGTGACAAGAGAAGCTGAAATGCCTAAAGGTATAAAAAAAATGAAGAGTCTTTTCCAAGAAAGTGGTTCATCTATAGACATCGGATTAAATCTCCTTAATGATGTTAAGGTTATAAAGTACCGATAGTATATCATATGAAGTTAAGTTCAGGTGTGATTAGTTAGATTTTCGACAAAATTCTAAATTTAATTTCTGAAAAATTCAGAAAAGTGACTTAGTTTATTTGTACAAAAGGATAGTACATATTATAATAATGATGATTTGATTTAATTATGTAGATACGCATATGGAGGCACCGTCATTGAGTAATCATGAGC
Coding sequences within:
- a CDS encoding M42 family metallopeptidase, with amino-acid sequence MSIHPNEDYIIDFLQKLLNTPSPSGYTTQVMKWIEEEAKALEIPLTWNHKGGAILTIQGLDNSRTIGLSGHVDTLGAMVRAIKPDGSLRLTLVGGFMLQAIENEYCTIHTRGGKTYTGTILSSHPSVHVYSDARDFKRQEEHMEVRIDALVESKEDVKKLGISVGDFISFDPRAVVTDSGYIKSRHLDDKASVAALFGLVESMKRENWKPRTTVKILISNYEEVGHGASSIPDDIEEMIAVDMGCIGDDLSCKETDVSICAKDSSGPYDYDMTSRLIELAEAENIPYAVDIYPYYGSDASAALKAGNNIRAALIGPGVHASHAMERTHKQAIINTTKLLAAYLQ
- a CDS encoding LapA family protein → MKIQWSLIAGLIFALITALFAVINVDPVQVNFYFSEVSIPLILLILGCVLIGGLIVGSFGIYRQYKLQREVKRLTNELNKVMTETNYSAPTSLASPITEEHEEAVTNVDINPSK
- the pepF gene encoding oligoendopeptidase F; the encoded protein is MDQLLKRSEGSKENQWNLQDLYASQSDWDQAYAEVQKKISTAAGFQGKLNTVQSVKDCFALEDDISNHVERLYVYAHMHHDEDTTNPTYQALTQKAKKLSVDANEALSFVTPEILSLPDDQLDAFISDPVLSDYKFTLQEMKREKAHVLTKTEEALLAQVGNLSQAPQTIFGMINNADMKFPRIKDENGKEVELTHGSYIQFLENPNREVRSRAFKAVYETYAKQKNTIAATLSANVNKNIFYSTVRKYPSVLEMSLYGDNIPKEVYSNLIDTIHESLPLLHRYMKLRKNLLGVDELHMYDLFAPLVDEYKMDITYKEAKETIKEGLKPLGDDYLAALQEGYDTGWIDVYENEGKRTGAYSWGAYGTHPYVLLNHKDNLNSMFTLAHEMGHALHSYYSDNALKYRDAQYTIFLAEVASTTNEALLMDYLLKKSTDPKEKMYLLTYYADQFRTTVFRQTMFAEFEKLIHEHAEKGESLTPQALSDIYYDLNLKYHGPDMAVDKDIGMEWARIPHFYNSFYVYKYATGFSAATSFSKQILEEGQPAVDRYLGFLKSGGSDYSINILSKAGVDMSSPQPIREAMSVFGELITQMEQLTK
- a CDS encoding cold-shock protein gives rise to the protein MKGTVKWFNAEKGYGFIQVEAGDDVFVHFSAIQGEGYKTLDEGQTVEFEITEGNRGPQASNVLKLG
- a CDS encoding YebC/PmpR family DNA-binding transcriptional regulator, encoding MKFKLFKDRKGKADQARNNKFVKLAREIYVQARTGGPNPEANFGLKTAINNARQISMPVDNIERAIKKATGNGENVDYDEIYYEGYGPGGVAIMVKCLTDNRNRTAADVRSIFNKRSGNMGESGCVSYMFDQKGMLVIDREKFEDLDEDTLMLQAIEAGAEDVITSDETFEVLTHPHEFETIKGILEADGLEFTSSEVRWIPQNTIDVEGENAEKLLRMMDAFEDNDDVQDVYTNFEISEDEVERIG
- a CDS encoding multi antimicrobial extrusion protein MatE, giving the protein MSIDEPLSWKRLFIFFIPLGISASLVTISHVIINGTLARAADPETVIASYAIAGSLLTITERPSTLLRQTCSALVKDRISFQALSYVTKVFLAFVMLIGFLIVYTPVGHGIFKYLFGVDASLLSSVIDVYQILMFVSIFSVIRNIYQGVIISHNRTKWLTIGMAIRLASMYFLSLYYVISDNITSGRVGAIIFLVGMMVESAVSYWEGRNIVRTMPKKQDEHIIETKGHVFQFYKPLLLSSFVAMFIGPVINVMLGRTTGIFLAISAFAVASSLMQLMISFFTYMHQIVLNFYNIDAQLVKKFALAIGFIPFSLLVSVAYTPLGPWALEHMMNVKGNLLTESLLTLRCFALYTLVMPWLDYGNGLILLRGQTKTMFRSQTANAVCTIIVLFILTFIFPGWNGMVGALSQSFGLLAEAIIIWIVIRRTSREPSLNQRQHA